CAGCCATCGGGGCTCGAAACTTTAAAATTGCCCGTGAAATTGGAAGGCCGAATCTTGTAATGATGTGTGCTACATGTTATGCAATCAATAAAAAATCCGTTAAATTGCTCAATAAGAAGGATGATTTGAGGAATGAAATTAACGAACTGTTTGAAGAAAACGGATTGTCTCATTTAAAGTATGAAAAGGACGATTTAAAACCAACAGAAAATATTTTTCATGTAGTGGATATTCTGTATGGTAAGAAAGACAAGATTAAAGAAAATATTAAATTTGATTTAAGTGATTATACAATAGCAACTCATCATGGATGCCATTATTGCAAAGTCCACTATGAGGATACGATAGGTGGCGTTAGAGATCCTAATATCATGGATGAGCTAATCGAAGAGTGTGGCTGTAAAACCATTGGTTGGTATGACCACAAAAGGGCAACATGCGGAACAGGATTCAGGCAAAGATATTCCAATCCTGATTTGTCATTTACAGCTACTGCCGATAAGATGAATGCAATTGCAGATGAGGATGTTGATATATTGGTGCACTTATGTCCAAATTGTCATATTCAATTTGACAGATACCAGCATTTGATTTCTGAAAGGGAAGGAAGAAACTTCAGAGCAATCCATTTAAATATTACTCAATTTTTGGCATTGGCAATGGGAGGAGATTTTGATAAGGTAATTGGTGTAAAAGCCCATACTGTTCCAATAGATTCAGTAATTAAAGATTTAAAGGAGGTTTCTAAATGAGGGATGATTTGAAAGTTGGCGTGTTTTTATGTGAATGTGGGGGAAATATTTCTGATGTCATTGATTTGGATGAAGTTAAGGATTCATTGGATGTTGAGTTTATAGGACAATTTGAAAACTTATGTTCTCTTAATGGACGTAAGATAATCCGTGATGCAATATTTGACCATGATTTGGATAGAGTTGTTGTTGCGGCATGTTCTCCAATAAGTCATGAAAAAACTTTCCAAGATTATGTAAAACCTCTAAATCCTTATTTGATGGATATGGCGAATATTCGTGAGCAATGTTCATGGGTTCACGACAATAATGAAAAGGCGACACATAAAGCCATTACACTAATTAACGCTTCCATAGAAAAAGTAAAGCAATCAGATGCAGTTGACCCTATTTACTGTCAAACACCAAAAGAAGTTGCAGTGATTGGTGGAGGAATAGCTGGAATGAATGCTGCACTGTCTTTGGCAAAACAGGGAACAAAAGTAACAATCATCGAACAGTCACCTTCTATTGGGGGGCACATGGCAAAAATCGGTAAGGTCTTCTCTCCTGTTAAAATTGCTGAAGAATGTGGAATGTGTCTTTTAAATCCAATTCTAAATGAGCTTGTTTGGAATGAAAATATTAATGTATTGACCAATGCAAAAGTAATTGAGGCTGAAAGACGGGCAGGAACCTACAATTTAATTGTGGAACAGTCTCCTAGGTATGTTGACCCTGAAAGATGTATTGCATGCGGTAAATGTGCAGAAGTATGTGAAGTGGAAGTTCCAAATGACTGGAATGATAATTTATCAATGAGAAAAGCAATTTACAGACCATTTGGACAATCATATCCTGAAAGCTATGTAATTGACATGGATAACTGTTCAAAATGTGGGGATTGCTTTAGAACATGTAATATGAAAGCTATTAAACTCCGGGGAAAATCTGAAAAATCCTTGCTTCAAGTTGGTTCAGTCATTGTCGCAACAGGTCATAAACTGTTTGATATGGAAAAAAGGCCTGAATACGGATACACAAGATATGATGATGTTATTACACAGTCAGAACTAGGACGTATCACTGGAGTAAATGGACCTACAAAAGGAAAACTTATAAAATCCAATGGGGAAGTCCCTAAAAGAGTTGTCATGATTCAATGTGTAGGTTCAAGAGATGAAAAGCCTGATGGACATAGGTATTGTTCTAAAATATGCTGTACTGTAGCTTTAAAAAATGCAAACATTATCAAGCATAAATATCCTGATACTGATGTCCTGATATGTTATACTGATGTTAGAACTCCTGGAATGTTTGAAAAATACTACAAACACACTCAAGAAAATGAGGTCAGATTCCTTAGAGGTCGCCCGGGTGAAGTTGTCAAGAAAGGAGATAATTTCATTGTCAGAACTGAAGACACTATTAAAGGCGAATTTGTAGAGATTGAAGCTGACATGGTAGTATTGTCTACTGCAATGGAGCCGTCCCAGGGTACTCGAGAAATCGCAGAGATATTAAACATTGGAACAACAGAAGATGGATTTATTAAGGAATCACATCCAAAAATCAAGCCTGTTGCTACTGATGTACAGGGAATATTCGTTTGTGGTACTGCACAGGATCCAAAAGACATTACAGATTCAATCATGCAGGCAACTGCAGCTGCATCAAAGGTTTCTGAATATAACTATGGTGGAGTTGAAATCGAACCGTTCATTGCTGAAATCGATAATGAAAAATGTACTGTCTGTGGTGAATGTATTTCCAGATGTAAGTATAAGTCCATGAGTATACAGGATGATGAAATATATATTGACCCAATGAGCTGTACAGGATGTGGAAAATGTCTTGTAGATTGTAAACAAAGAGCCATTACAGTAAATGGTAATATTGATGAGAAGATATTGGCTACAATAAATGGGGTGTTGTCTAAAAAACGTGAAGGCGAACGCATGATACTTGTATTTTTAGATAATATAGGATACACTGCTGCAGATAATATTGGAGTTAACAGATTGTCTTATCCTGAATCGATACATATTATCAAAGTCATTTCGGTAAACCGTGTAAGACCAAGACATATTAGGCATGCACTTGAAAACGGTGCAGATGGAATATTTATTGGTGAGTTTCCTGGAGATTTAATGTATGATGAAGTGGAACGTAAAATAGGTATGGTTAAAGAATGTATTTCTGAAATGGGTCATAATCCAGAACGAGTAACATTTTCTAAAGTTTATATTCCATACTTTACAGGACTTGCACGGAAATTAACGGACTTTGATAAAAAGATTGTTGAACTTAATGAATCAGAGTAAATGCTCTGCATAATATTTTTTAAAAAAATAGGATATTTCGGCTTTAATCGCCGAAATAATCAATTTCTTTTTTAACAATTTCTTTTTTACCATTAAACACATCTAAATCAAGTGCTTTACTTCTAAATGAAACAATAATGGTACATATCGCATCACCAGTAACGTTTACTGCAGTTCTGAACATGTCGAGAAGGTGGTCAATTCCCATAATGATGCCTATTGCATCAACAGGCAAACCAACAGAATTAAATACCATATTCAACGTAATCAATCCAACTGAAGGAACTCCTGCTGTACCAACAGAAGCCATCACTGCTGTAAAGACTACTGTAATGAGAGCTGATGTTCCCAGGTCAATTCCATAAGCCTGGGCTGCAAACATGACTGCACAACCTTGCATAATTGCCGTTCCATCCATATTTATTGTTGCACCTAAAGGGATTGTGAATGATGAAATGTCACGTGAAACACCCATTTCGCTGAGTTTTTCCATATTCAGTGGAATTGTAGCATTTGATGTTGATGATGAAAATGCAAAAAACATAACTGAAATGAATCGTTTAAAGAATTTTATTGGATTTAGCCGTGTTAATATAACCATTATTGATGGATACACGATAAATGCCTGTATTGCTAAACCTAAAAGTACACATCCGATGTATTTAAGTAAGGGCATCAGTCCTCCAAAACCGAGACCGGCAAAAGTTTTTGCCATTAAACAGAATACACCAATAGGTGCAAATTTCATCACAATGGAAGTCATTTCCATCATGATTGTATTTCCTTCCTCAAACAACTTGTTAACAGTTTTGGTTTCTTCTCTTAATTTAGCTAATATTATACCAATAAGCACTCCAAAGATAATTACAGGTAGCATATCTCCAGCCGCAAGGGAGTTGATTGGGTTATCGGGGATGATGTTTATAAGGGTGTCTGCCATGGATTGTGTAGCTGTGAGATTTGCTTGTGCAAGGCCAGCCATGTTTAAGCCTTCACCAGGTTTAATGATTCCTGCTATTAGAAGGGCAATTGTAATT
The uncultured Methanobrevibacter sp. DNA segment above includes these coding regions:
- the hdrB gene encoding ferredoxin:CoB-CoM heterodisulfide reductase subunit HdrB; this encodes MKNIPDKDILLFRSCLVSVEYPGVEASTKFVFDKLGIDYAISEKQTCCTGLGHYSDVFSQIDTTAIGARNFKIAREIGRPNLVMMCATCYAINKKSVKLLNKKDDLRNEINELFEENGLSHLKYEKDDLKPTENIFHVVDILYGKKDKIKENIKFDLSDYTIATHHGCHYCKVHYEDTIGGVRDPNIMDELIEECGCKTIGWYDHKRATCGTGFRQRYSNPDLSFTATADKMNAIADEDVDILVHLCPNCHIQFDRYQHLISEREGRNFRAIHLNITQFLALAMGGDFDKVIGVKAHTVPIDSVIKDLKEVSK
- the hdrA gene encoding ferredoxin:CoB-CoM heterodisulfide reductase subunit HdrA, with translation MRDDLKVGVFLCECGGNISDVIDLDEVKDSLDVEFIGQFENLCSLNGRKIIRDAIFDHDLDRVVVAACSPISHEKTFQDYVKPLNPYLMDMANIREQCSWVHDNNEKATHKAITLINASIEKVKQSDAVDPIYCQTPKEVAVIGGGIAGMNAALSLAKQGTKVTIIEQSPSIGGHMAKIGKVFSPVKIAEECGMCLLNPILNELVWNENINVLTNAKVIEAERRAGTYNLIVEQSPRYVDPERCIACGKCAEVCEVEVPNDWNDNLSMRKAIYRPFGQSYPESYVIDMDNCSKCGDCFRTCNMKAIKLRGKSEKSLLQVGSVIVATGHKLFDMEKRPEYGYTRYDDVITQSELGRITGVNGPTKGKLIKSNGEVPKRVVMIQCVGSRDEKPDGHRYCSKICCTVALKNANIIKHKYPDTDVLICYTDVRTPGMFEKYYKHTQENEVRFLRGRPGEVVKKGDNFIVRTEDTIKGEFVEIEADMVVLSTAMEPSQGTREIAEILNIGTTEDGFIKESHPKIKPVATDVQGIFVCGTAQDPKDITDSIMQATAAASKVSEYNYGGVEIEPFIAEIDNEKCTVCGECISRCKYKSMSIQDDEIYIDPMSCTGCGKCLVDCKQRAITVNGNIDEKILATINGVLSKKREGERMILVFLDNIGYTAADNIGVNRLSYPESIHIIKVISVNRVRPRHIRHALENGADGIFIGEFPGDLMYDEVERKIGMVKECISEMGHNPERVTFSKVYIPYFTGLARKLTDFDKKIVELNESE
- a CDS encoding dicarboxylate/amino acid:cation symporter, with protein sequence MLDKFKKISLGNWILIGMILGFIVGLILNFWVKDPFIKDIVLIDNVFYIGGTVFIKLMKMLVVPLVFCSIVVGVASISDIRKICKIGGTTILIYLLTTALAITIALLIAGIIKPGEGLNMAGLAQANLTATQSMADTLINIIPDNPINSLAAGDMLPVIIFGVLIGIILAKLREETKTVNKLFEEGNTIMMEMTSIVMKFAPIGVFCLMAKTFAGLGFGGLMPLLKYIGCVLLGLAIQAFIVYPSIMVILTRLNPIKFFKRFISVMFFAFSSSTSNATIPLNMEKLSEMGVSRDISSFTIPLGATINMDGTAIMQGCAVMFAAQAYGIDLGTSALITVVFTAVMASVGTAGVPSVGLITLNMVFNSVGLPVDAIGIIMGIDHLLDMFRTAVNVTGDAICTIIVSFRSKALDLDVFNGKKEIVKKEIDYFGD